In Leptolyngbya sp. SIO1E4, one DNA window encodes the following:
- a CDS encoding prepilin-type N-terminal cleavage/methylation domain-containing protein, protein MNIQKNAHAGFTLIEVLVVLVIMTVLAAIAFPAYSGMVRRARYAEAKQQMGMMAREVKLYHLEQGQYPPDVNPNVQPQGITSWPKDVPYESTYDYDHWAVGESQCYVQIGYAGESGTRAYPVHRLNQKPPGFKEIGDNLVLGIALYSCQTNSRGSIR, encoded by the coding sequence ATGAACATTCAAAAGAATGCACACGCTGGATTTACCTTAATTGAAGTGCTCGTTGTATTGGTCATCATGACTGTGCTGGCAGCGATCGCCTTTCCCGCCTATTCAGGCATGGTTCGTCGTGCCCGCTATGCTGAGGCCAAACAGCAAATGGGGATGATGGCCAGAGAAGTGAAACTTTACCATCTTGAGCAGGGCCAGTATCCCCCTGACGTCAATCCGAATGTCCAGCCTCAAGGGATTACCAGCTGGCCTAAAGACGTTCCCTATGAAAGCACCTATGACTACGACCACTGGGCGGTGGGAGAGAGCCAATGCTACGTGCAAATTGGCTATGCTGGGGAAAGCGGCACGCGTGCCTATCCCGTCCATCGCCTCAATCAAAAGCCCCCCGGATTTAAGGAGATTGGGGATAACTTAGTGCTGGGGATTGCGCTTTACAGTTGCCAGACCAACAGCCGTGGTTCCATACGCTAG
- a CDS encoding sulfotransferase: protein MGHSQTPNPRLLHPLMGGNLRTLLTVIAQNGTGRYPLHLTIILAAALLRWPFSTYERWRVMRSPLVDGDQAPPVFIVGHWRSGTTFLYNVLSRSPQFAYVRPLATGLPWDFLTLGMLLRPLLERALPEGRFIDQVPVNPDSPQEDEIALASMQPVSFYHGLYFPKHFIENFNAGIFFENCSEQEIAGWRWAMVHFCKKLQLQNPGQQLLIKNPVYTARIQQLRSLWPNAKFIHIYRNPYRVFQSALNFYTKLFPELALQSFDHVPIRDLLLASYPKMMAALLRDAEALPDHDFVDLQFEAFEADPMGHLHQIYAQLELEHWETAQPHFQSYLAAQKHYRKNQYAFPKEDIEQVQAHWHAYLDLWNYAPPQAPG from the coding sequence ATGGGGCACTCTCAAACGCCGAATCCTCGACTGCTGCATCCCCTCATGGGCGGCAACCTGCGAACGCTCCTCACGGTGATTGCCCAGAATGGAACGGGGCGTTATCCCCTCCATCTCACGATCATCCTGGCAGCGGCCTTGCTACGCTGGCCGTTTTCGACCTATGAGCGCTGGCGAGTCATGCGGTCACCGCTGGTGGATGGTGACCAGGCACCGCCTGTTTTTATTGTCGGCCACTGGCGCAGCGGCACAACGTTTCTCTATAACGTGCTGAGCCGCTCGCCTCAGTTTGCCTATGTGCGCCCCCTGGCAACGGGCTTACCCTGGGATTTTTTGACCCTGGGAATGCTGTTGCGCCCCCTCCTGGAAAGGGCATTGCCAGAAGGGCGCTTCATTGACCAGGTGCCGGTTAATCCAGATTCTCCTCAAGAAGATGAAATTGCGCTGGCGAGCATGCAGCCCGTGTCGTTTTACCACGGCCTTTATTTTCCTAAGCACTTTATTGAAAACTTCAACGCTGGCATTTTCTTTGAGAACTGCAGTGAGCAGGAGATCGCGGGGTGGCGATGGGCGATGGTTCATTTTTGCAAGAAGCTGCAGCTGCAAAATCCAGGCCAACAGCTCTTGATCAAAAATCCCGTTTACACCGCTCGGATCCAGCAGCTCCGCAGCCTGTGGCCCAACGCGAAGTTCATTCATATTTACCGCAATCCTTACCGGGTGTTTCAATCAGCCCTGAACTTTTATACAAAGCTATTTCCAGAGCTTGCCCTACAGTCTTTTGATCACGTGCCGATTCGGGATCTGCTGTTAGCAAGCTATCCCAAAATGATGGCAGCGCTATTGCGAGATGCTGAGGCGCTGCCAGATCACGACTTTGTAGACCTTCAGTTTGAAGCGTTTGAAGCCGATCCCATGGGGCATCTCCACCAAATTTATGCTCAGCTGGAGCTGGAGCATTGGGAGACGGCCCAGCCTCATTTTCAGAGTTATTTAGCGGCTCAGAAACACTATCGCAAGAATCAATATGCCTTTCCTAAGGAGGATATTGAGCAGGTGCAGGCTCACTGGCATGCCTACCTCGATCTCTGGAACTATGCCCCGCCCCAGGCCCCAGGCTAG
- a CDS encoding NAD-dependent epimerase/dehydratase family protein — translation MAKTCLVTGGLGFIGQYVVQLLLHQGAQVRILDLAQPEQPIAGVKYIQGSITDQPLVEAAMAGVDWVFHLAANAGLWSPRKQEFLTVNQIGTRNVMMAAHAAGVQRVVHTSTESILKTDKLKGPDITDESVRLTFDDMVGAYCQGKFLAEQEAFQAADRGLPVVIVNPTIPLGPGDRRLTPPSRMVLGFLNGDYPAFLNSTLNLVDARDVAIGHLLAAEKGQVGERYLLGNANLQLKELLQMLHDLTGLPMPQRQVPYWLALAVSVVQEWIADHITHRPPAAPLTGVRLAGSPMCFSSQKARQELGFTSRPLQASLADAICWYAERGLLQRQPTRLQCD, via the coding sequence ATGGCCAAAACCTGTCTGGTTACGGGAGGACTCGGCTTTATTGGGCAGTACGTGGTGCAGCTGCTGCTTCATCAGGGGGCTCAGGTGCGCATTTTGGATCTCGCCCAGCCAGAACAGCCGATCGCGGGGGTGAAATACATCCAAGGCTCGATCACCGATCAGCCCCTCGTCGAGGCTGCCATGGCAGGGGTAGATTGGGTCTTTCACTTAGCCGCTAACGCCGGTCTGTGGTCCCCCCGTAAGCAAGAATTTCTCACCGTCAATCAAATTGGCACGCGCAACGTCATGATGGCAGCTCACGCTGCTGGGGTACAGCGGGTTGTGCACACCTCCACAGAGTCGATCCTCAAAACAGATAAGCTCAAAGGGCCAGATATCACTGATGAATCCGTTCGTCTCACCTTCGATGACATGGTAGGGGCCTACTGTCAGGGGAAGTTTTTGGCCGAACAAGAGGCATTTCAAGCCGCCGATCGCGGCTTACCGGTGGTCATTGTGAATCCAACGATTCCACTGGGGCCGGGAGATCGCCGTCTCACGCCACCGTCTCGCATGGTGTTGGGGTTTTTGAACGGTGACTATCCGGCGTTTCTCAACAGCACCCTCAACTTGGTAGATGCGCGAGATGTTGCGATCGGGCATCTCCTGGCAGCCGAAAAAGGCCAGGTAGGAGAACGCTATCTGCTCGGGAATGCCAATCTACAGCTCAAAGAACTGCTACAGATGCTGCATGACCTGACAGGGCTGCCCATGCCTCAACGCCAAGTGCCCTACTGGTTAGCCTTGGCCGTGAGCGTCGTGCAAGAGTGGATCGCTGACCACATTACCCACCGCCCCCCAGCAGCCCCACTCACAGGGGTCCGCCTTGCGGGCAGCCCTATGTGCTTCAGTTCCCAAAAAGCACGTCAGGAACTAGGC